The Longimicrobiaceae bacterium DNA segment GTGGCCGCCTGCGTGGCGGGCGTGCTCGGGCTGGAGGATGCGCTGAAGCTGATCGCCGCGCGCGGACGGCTGATGGACGCGCTGCCGGAGGGCGGGGCGATGGCCGCCCTCTTCACGGAAGAGGAGCGGGTGCGCGCGCTGGTGGAGCCGCGGTCCGACCGGGTGTCCGTCGCCGCGGTGAACGGGCCCACGGAGACGGTGATCTCCGGAGAGGCGGAGGCGGTGGAGGAGATCGTCGCGCTGCTTTCGGCCGAGGGAGTGGAGCACCGGCGGCTGGTGGTCTCGCACGCGTTCCACTCGCCGCTGCTGGAGCCGATGCTGGAGGAGTTCGAGCGCGTCGCCTCCGCGGTCGAGTACCGCGAGCCGAGGCTGGGCATCGTCAGCAACGTGACGGGCAGGCTCGCCGAGGGAGAGGAGCTGCGCAGCGCGGGCTACTGGAGGCGACACACGCGCGAGGCGGTGCGCTTCGCGGACACGGTGCAGTCGCTGTGGGATCTCGGCGTGCGCGTGTTCGTGGAGGTGGGCCCGTCCGCGACGCTGCTGGGGATGGGCCGGCGCATCGCGCCGGAGGGGGAGGGCACGTGGGCGCCGTCGCTGCGCAAGGGCAGGGGCGAGCGCGAGACGTTCGCCGCGGCGGTGGCTTCGGTGTGGACGGCGGGCGTGGGGGTGGACTGGGAGGCGGTGCTGGGCCGGCGGCGCAGGGTGGAGCTGCCGACCTACCCCTTCCAGCGCAGGCCCTACTGGATGGAGGCGCCCCGCCCCCGTCCGCTGCGGCAGGGCTCGGACGCGCTCCTCGGCGAGCGGGTGGAATCGCCGCTGCTCCGCGGCGCGCTCGTCTGGCAGACGGAGCTGAGCACGGACGCGCAGCCGCACCTGGCCGACCACCGCATCTACGGCGAGGTGGTCGTCCCCGGCGCGCAGTACCTGGCGATGGCCGCCGCCGCGGCGCAGTCGCTGGGGACCGAGGCGGTGGAGCTGCGGGAGGTGGGCTTCCTCCAGCCGGTGGTGCTGGAGGAGGGGGAGAGGCGGCGCGCGCAGCTCGTTCTTTCCGACGCGGAAGACGACGGGCGGCGCCGCTTCGAGGTGTACGCCCGCGCCGGGGAGGGCGAGTGGACGCTGCACGCCACCGGCTTCGTCGCCCCCGCCGCGCCGGGCGAGCCCGAGCAGGCCGAGGAGGTCGACGCCGTGCGCGCCCGCTGCGCGGAGGAGCGCTCGGCGGACGCCTTCTACGCCGCCATGGATGCGCGCGACATCGCGCTCGGCGCGGCGTTCCGGTGGATCGCCGGGGTCCGG contains these protein-coding regions:
- a CDS encoding acyltransferase domain-containing protein, whose product is AAVLGASRGDLARALAALQAGESSPAVVHPARDAATRPEVAFLFTGQGAQYVGMGRELYESEPVFRDALDRCDEILRGELERPLLSVLYPAEGEDSPLDRTAYTQPALFALEYALVQLWRSRGVEPAFVAGHSVGEYVAACVAGVLGLEDALKLIAARGRLMDALPEGGAMAALFTEEERVRALVEPRSDRVSVAAVNGPTETVISGEAEAVEEIVALLSAEGVEHRRLVVSHAFHSPLLEPMLEEFERVASAVEYREPRLGIVSNVTGRLAEGEELRSAGYWRRHTREAVRFADTVQSLWDLGVRVFVEVGPSATLLGMGRRIAPEGEGTWAPSLRKGRGERETFAAAVASVWTAGVGVDWEAVLGRRRRVELPTYPFQRRPYWMEAPRPRPLRQGSDALLGERVESPLLRGALVWQTELSTDAQPHLADHRIYGEVVVPGAQYLAMAAAAAQSLGTEAVELREVGFLQPVVLEEGERRRAQLVLSDAEDDGRRRFEVYARAGEGEWTLHATGFVAPAAPGEPEQAEEVDAVRARCAEERSADAFYAAMDARDIALGAAFRWIAGVRRRDGEALGRMEPREGVRPMAPIHPGLADACIQLVAATSAEADSSTAYVPVEVESFRLHRRPTGTLWAHARLRDPGGEEKEVESADVALVDDGGGVVAEIRGLRARRARRDALLRG